The following coding sequences are from one Cygnus olor isolate bCygOlo1 chromosome 2, bCygOlo1.pri.v2, whole genome shotgun sequence window:
- the KDSR gene encoding 3-ketodihydrosphingosine reductase, with amino-acid sequence MLLLAAAFVVAFVLLLYMVSPLISPKPLKLPGAHVVVTGGSSGIGKCIAIECYKQGAFITLIARDENKLLQTKKEIEKYSVNDKQVVLCISVDVSKDYEQVENVLKQAQEKLGPVDLLVNCAGTSVTGKFEAIEVNSFERLMAVNYLGSVYPSRAVISTMKERRMGRIVFVSSQAGQLGLFGYTAYSPTKFALRGLAEALQMEVKPYNIYVTVAYPPDTDTPGFAEESKTKPLETKLISETSSVCQAEQVARVIVKDAIQGNFNSSVGSDGYMLSILTSGMSPVTSITEGLQQVVCMGIFRIIGLFYLGSFDSIVRRCMMQREKSDSADKTE; translated from the exons ATGCTGCTCCTGGCGGCCGCCTTCGTCGTGGCCTTCGTCCTCCTCCTCTACATGGTGTCGCCGCTCATCAGCCCCAAGCCCCTCAAGCTGCCCGGCGCCCACGTCGTG gTAACCGGAGGCTCCAGTGGAATTGGAAAATGTATTGCTATTGAATGTTATAAGCAAGGTGCTTTCATAACACTGATTGCAAGAGATGAG AACAAGCTGTTGCAGacaaagaaggaaatagaaaagtaCTCCGTTAATGACAAGCAG GTTGTACTATGTATTTCCGTTGATGTATCTAAAGATTACGAACAGGTGGAGAACGTTCTAAAACAG GCTCAGGAGAAGCTGGGGCCAGTTGACCTGCTTGTAAACTGTGCAGGAACATCAGTTACAGGAAAATTTGAGGCTATTGAAGTGAATTCTTTTGAA AGATTAATGGCAGTCAATTATCTGGGTAGCGTTTACCCGAGTCGTGCAGTGATCTCTACCATGAAGGAGCGACGGATGGGAAGGATTGTGTTTGTATCATCTCAGGCTGGGCAATTGGGCCTCTTTGGTTATACAGCTTATTCTCCAACAAAGTTTGCTCTTCGAGGATTGGCTGAAGCCCTGCAAATGGAG GTCAAACCCTATAATATCTACGTAACAGTGGCCTATCCTCCAGATACTGACACACCTGGCTTTgcagaagaaagtaaaacaaag CCTTTAGAGACGAAGCTAATTTCTGAAACCTCATCTGTTTGCCAAGCAGAACAAGTTGCCAGAGTTATAGTCAAAGATGCCATA CAAGGGAACTTTAACAGCTCAGTTGGTTCCGACGGTTACATGCTATCAATATTGACAAGTGGAATGTCACCAGTCACTTCTATTACTGAAGGTCTTCAGCAG GTGGTTTGCATGGGCATTTTTCGCATCATTGGCCTGTTTTACCTAGGAAGTTTTGACAGCATAGTTCGTCGCTGCATGatgcaaagggaaaaatctgACAGTGCAGATAAAACTGAATAA